A region of Procambarus clarkii isolate CNS0578487 chromosome 22, FALCON_Pclarkii_2.0, whole genome shotgun sequence DNA encodes the following proteins:
- the LOC138367507 gene encoding uncharacterized protein C17orf100-like: MKASPLRLEASSLRLEASSLRLEASSLRMEASSLRMEASSLRMEASSLHMEASSLCMEASSLRLEASSLHMEASSLRMEASSLRMEASSLRLEASSLRMEVSSLRMEASSLRLEASSLHMEASSLRMETSSLRLEASPFNKKSGINAYKKTLPCFTPYD; encoded by the coding sequence ATGAAAGCCTCGCCCCTGCGTCTGGAAGCCTCGTCCCTGCGTCTGGAAGCCTCGTCTCTGCGTCTGGAAGCCTCGTCCCTGCGTATGGAAGCCTCGTCCCTGCGTATGGAAGCCTCGTCCCTGCGTATGGAAGCCTCGTCCCTGCATATGGAAGCCTCGTCCCTGTGTATGGAAGCCTCGTCCCTGCGTCTGGAAGCCTCGTCCCTGCATATGGAAGCCTCGTCCCTGCGTATGGAAGCCTCGTCCCTGCGTATGGAAGCCTCGTCCCTGCGTCTGGAAGCCTCGTCCCTGCGTATGGAAGTCTCGTCCCTGCGTATGGAAGCCTCGTCCCTGCGTCTGGAAGCCTCGTCCCTGCATATGGAAGCCTCGTCCCTGCGCATGGAAACCTCGTCCCTGCGTCTGGAAGCCTCACCTTTTAATAAAAAATCAGGAATAAATGCATACAAGAAAACATTGCCGTGCTTCACACCTTACGACTGA